A single region of the Anticarsia gemmatalis isolate Benzon Research Colony breed Stoneville strain chromosome 19, ilAntGemm2 primary, whole genome shotgun sequence genome encodes:
- the LOC142980860 gene encoding uncharacterized protein LOC142980860 isoform X4, producing the protein MQGDDPPFLPVGTDVSAKYKGAFCEAKIKKVVRNIKCKVTLKAGGGTITVNDDVIKGNLRVGSTVEVKQDPKKDAMEAVITKIQDCSQYTVVFDDGDITTLRRSALCLKSGRHFNESETLDQLPLTHPEHFSTPVIAGRRGRRGRAQSEGSEGSGSGRRVKADVEPHVGRVVLVEAGGGAERRRPHQPAFPALVVAPTAQIKVKEDYLVRSFKDGRYYTVPKKEAREFRKGSAPLEWAGVEAALQYLNNGVLPPHWDRDALFNEPRNTSDDSSDDEPREEKDHFVAQLYKFMDERGTPLNRNPTIANKDIDLYRLFKVVEKLGGYNRVTNQNQWKTIADKMGFHPVTTSITNLCKQAYKKFLHSYEDFYRKLGVTLVAHPRGARTPPAGRSLIRDRDRHPPASSSASASASACSTPTGTPTQQRGKDKDSSDKSETDKSEKSEKEEKPEKVEKPKEKPRVSDGEDSADNQPLVTTVAPKIEKEKEKDKEKEKEKEKEKEKEKDKEKEKEKDKEKEKEDKKEKEKEKEREKSSTSSSTSEEKAVVKPRSQSKGRTVTPVKTEHDKRTPKRRPLSSKTSEGASTSTSRASRRPHASTDSDSSGRASRCGPIKKMQSRRSQSANSASSGNTIASNSSKRPRKRKNTEPSTNESTRSGVSNVKAQVGDKLKVYYGPTQSESKVTYEAKVIEVSSEGMLRVHYTGWNTRYDEWIKPQRIALNVTQHEQRNKKGTSISRRVRSKRTEESSARSDSDSDSESDEDVKRPPKKSEEKSSSKTPSRSKDVKSSDSSNSSKPRKRPVRTISTPTTVSPAKKSRPNVTGRDYDLNEIRSELKGLHSVKQESDEATKTEGPGKEATLPPAQSSNPPPPEPPQPEKQAEDVYEFKEPEPFELELHDEKKKRTHRIFDDISPSKYTSTLSKSLSEEISEDPMRARPSLRSPSLSPFRDFGTSRDVGRQSPEDDSKDELFSLDDDSFPGDGSSGPTFEGFTPAKNQETYSKKSKVSKLRELIADSPDSPADDEQSSDDEPEDITIKEVRQPTPVTQVVEQPKTPEVAVTVEPVEAKPVLPVEEEVVEKKEPPKEKKEKTPEPPKTPPTQKKPDIQLPKTNIITPSITISSTTTTATLTPAVTTATSTTTSPLTISTPARVPTPTPLPNKSPSPTVEIKKKDEIPKIKLLEPPKEEHKKEPKKEEPQKVLSLSVPVLEPKDNPVKNEKKMDPIPILEPVTLKLQPPSSPLIDTEEDKSEPDSPARIDALPEPPPGFLLQSEGPKIAEKLLKAISSAKRLSMSPPPAEDRPVTPKSDTLKLNKPEVKLSPISPEPKPIIKPEPMKPLIKTESVKKPLENTTDSIFGEPPNFIDLKRDILDIKKPKPDETVVPRLQSPLNILERRKSVADLPLGVPGKNNKVLSDTIQKLSSQINQSAAAAAAASLPLQAFPAEDRSESSDSDDSDRRLIIDKLSVDEWGSGGSSEAVPAAAVGASAATRALHAGKSLGEWSGAESLLMLEDACKNERKHSASVVVAGSGRVAACEEDSNISLLLCEETIPGSPAPDAEPAPPRQRLHMPFASAPPHHHTHSKDERRGESGSRSGAGASSGATANEAAAAGGPSAAAAPAPRDGRDAAGWGRTRPLIDNTPPTTPDSSLDMSPHRERRISERDSPSERKEDEDEARANDAVSHEVDKPHGGGRSRKASESSGAGRTRRRPRRDTDEPPHLHHHPPLKYNFYVDLEPTWDCQTRINVLTSRLADLRKAYHSVKAELAAIDRRRKKLRRKEREAVKAAKAACS; encoded by the exons ATG cAAGGAGATGATCCACCCTTCCTGCCAGTTGGTACTGATGTCAGTGCCAAATATAAAGGAGCTTTTTGTGAGGCAAAGATCAAGAAAGTTGTGAGGAACATCAAGTGCAAA GTTACTTTAAAGGCAGGTGGTGGAACAATAACAGTAAATGATGATGTGATCAAAGGCAACCTCAGAGTAGGGAGCACAGTTGAAGTCAAGCAAGACCCTAAGAAGGATGCCATGGAAGCTGTCATCACTAAAATACAAGACTGTAGCCAGTATACTGTTG TATTTGACGATGGCGATATAACGACATTGCGACGTTCAGCATTGTGTCTCAAGAGTGGTCGACACTTCAATGAGAGTGAGACTCTTGATCAGTTGCCGCTCACACATCCAGAACACTTCTCAACACCTGTCATAGCAGGCCGGAGAGGCAGGAGAGGGAGAGCTCA GTCGGAAGGCAGCGAGGGCTCGGGCAGCGGGCGGCGCGTGAAGGCCGACGTGGAGCCGCACGTGGGGCGCGTGGTGCTGGTGGAGGCGGGCGGCGGGGCCGAGCGGCGCCGCCCGCACCAGCCGGCCTTCCCCGCGCTCGTCGTCGCGCCCACCGCGCAGATCAAGGTCAAGGAGGACTACCTCGTCAGGTCCTTCAAGGACGGCAGATA CTACACGGTTCCCAAGAAGGAGGCGCGCGAGTTCCGCAAGGGCAGCGCGCCGCTGGAGTGGGCGGGCGTGGAGGCGGCGCTGCAGTACCTCAACAACGGCGTGCTGCCGCCGCACTGGGACCGCGACGCGCTCTTCAACGAGCCCAGGAACACCTCCGATGAT AGTTCAGACGACGAGCCGCGCGAGGAGAAGGATCATTTCGTGGCGCAGTTGTACAAGTTCATGGACGAGCGAGGCACGCCGCTCAACAGGAACCCCACGATCGCTAACAAGGACATCGATTTATACCGCCTATTTAAA GTGGTAGAAAAGTTGGGTGGCTACAACAGAGTGACAAACCAAAATCAATGGAAAACCATTGCTGACAAAATGGGCTTCCATCCAGTTACCACGAGTATTACCAATCTCTGCAAACAAGCTTACAAAAA GTTCCTGCACAGCTACGAGGACTTCTACCGCAAGCTGGGTGTGACGTTGGTGGCGCACCCGCGCGGGGCGCGCACGCCGCCCGCCGGCCGCTCGCTCATCCGCGACCGCGACCGCCACCCGCCCGCCTCCTCCTCCGCCTCCGCCTCCGCTTCCGCTTGCTCCACGCCCACCGGCACCCCTACGCAG CAACGCGGCAAAGACAAGGACTCCTCTGATAAGAGCGAGACAGACAAAAGCGAAAAGAGCGAGAAAGAAGAGAAACCAGAGAAGGTGGAGAAACCAAAGGAGAAACCTCGCGTCAGTGACGGAGAGGACAGCGCTGACAATCAACCGCTAGTCACTACTGTAGCGCCCAA AATAGAAAAGGAAAAAGAGAAAGACAAAGAAAAAGAGAAGGAAAAGGAGAAGGAGAAAGAAAAAGAGAAAGATAAGGAGAAAGAGAAAGAGAAGGACAAGGAAAAAGAGAAAGAGGATAAGAAGGAGAAGGAAAAAGAGAAGGAGAGGGAGAAGAGCTCTACGTCGAGCAGCACTAGCGAGGAGAAGGCGGTAGTGAAGCCGCGCTCGCAGTCCAAGGGACGCACTGTCACGCCCGTCAAGACCGAACACGACAAGAGAACGCCTAAGAGACGACCATTGTCGTCTAAAA CAAGCGAAGGAGCGAGTACGAGCACGTCGCGGGCATCCCGACGGCCCCACGCATCTACTGACAGCGATAGCTCAGGCAGAGCGTCCAG ATGCGGACCGATAAAGAAGATGCAAAGTCGCCGCAGCCAGAGCGCTAACTCGGCGAGCAGCGGCAACACGATCGCGTCTAACAGCAGCAAACGACCGCGCAAGAGAAAGAACACCGA GCCTTCAACTAATGAATCCACGAGATCCGGAGTATCCAATGTGAAGGCTCAAGTTGGTGACAAATTGAAAGTTTATTATGGACCTACACAATCTGAATCTAAG GTGACTTACGAAGCGAAAGTGATAGAGGTGTCATCGGAGGGCATGTTGCGAGTGCACTACACGGGGTGGAAcacgcgatacgacgagtggaTCAAACCGCAGAGAATAGCGCTCAACGTCACACAACATGAACAACGGAATAAAAAG GGTACGAGTATCAGTAGACGCGTAAGGTCCAAGAGAACTGaag AATCTTCGGCACGATCGGATTCCGACAGTGATTCAGAAAGTGACGAAGATGTCAAGAGACCACCTAAAAAGTCGGAGGAAAAATCAAGTTCAAAAA CTCCCTCACGATCAAAAGATGTGAAGTCTAGTGACAGCAGCAATTCGAGCAAACCTCGAAAGAGGCCAGTAAGAACAATTTCAACCCCCACCACTGTTTCACCGGCCAAAAAATCACGACCTAACGTCACAGGACGAGATTACGATCTAAATGAAATAAGATCAGAGCTGAAAGGATTACACTCTGTGAAACAAGAAAGTGATGAAGCAACCAAAACGGAGGGTCCTGGCAAAGAAGCGACGCTGCCCCCTGCACAATCTTCTAATCCTCCACCGCCTGAACCTCCTCAACCGGAAAAACAAGCAGAAGATGTATACGAGTTCAAGGAACCAGAACCCTTCGAACTGGAACTGCATGACGAAAAGAAAAAACGCACACATCGCATATTCGATGACATCTCACCGAGCAAATATACGTCAACATTATCTAAATCTTTGAGTGAAGAAATATCCGAGGACCCGATGCGAGCACGGCCTTCGTTACGATCACCATCTTTGTCGCCTTTCAGGGATTTCGGTACGTCGCGTGACGTCGGCCGACAAAGCCCCGAAGATGACTCCAAAGATGAACTTTTCTCTCTGGACGATGACTCGTTCCCAGGCGACGGTAGCTCTGGACCTACTTTCGAAGGGTTTACTCCAGCAAAGAACCAAGAAACGTACTCTAAAAAGAGCAAAGTATCAAAATTAAGAGAATTAATAGCAGATTCGCCAGATAGTCCAGCTGATGATGAACAATCTTCAGATGATGAGCCAGAAGATATAACAATCAAAGAAGTGAGGCAGCCGACACCAGTGACGCAAGTTGTCGAACAACCAAAAACACCAGAAGTTGCCGTGACTGTCGAACCCGTGGAAGCCAAACCAGTATTACCAGTTGAAGAAGAAGTGGTGGAAAAAAAAGAGCCGcccaaagaaaaaaaagaaaaaacgcCTGAGCCGCCAAAAACTCCGCCAACGCAAAAGAAACCTGACATTCAACTTCCTAAAACAAATATCATTACTCCAAGTATTACAATTAGTAGTACCACGACGACGGCCACCCTGACGCCGGCTGTTACCACAGCAACGTCTACTACAACTTCACCTCTCACTATTTCTACACCGGCTCGTGTTCCTACTCCGACCCCGCTTCCTAATAAGTCTCCTTCTCCAACAGTAGAAATTAAGAAGAAAGATGAGATTCCtaaaataaagcttttagaACCTCCTAAGGAGGAGCATAAGAAAGAGCCCAAAAAAGAGGAGCCGCAGAAAGTTCTCTCTCTGTCTGTACCTGTACTTGAACCCAAAGATAATCCagttaaaaatgaaaagaaaatggACCCAATACCAATATTAGAGCCAGTTACGTTAAAGTTACAACCTCCTTCGAGTCCACTCATCGATACAGAAGAGGACAAGTCAGAACCGGATAGTCCGGCTAGAATCGACGCTCTGCCTGAACCTCCACCTGGATTCCTCCTACAGTCGGAAGGTCCGAAGATAGCAGAAAAGCTGTTAAAAGCTATCAGCAGTGCGAAAAGATTATCAATGTCTCCTCCACCTGCTGAAGATCGTCCGGTCACGCCTAAATCCGATACACTAAAGTTGAACAAACCTGAAGTTAAATTATCACCGATATCACCGGAACCAAAACCAATCATCAAGCCGGAGCCAATGAAGCCTTTAATCAAGACCGAATCAGTGAAAAAGCCGTTGGAAAATACTACAGACTCGATATTCGGCGAGCCCCCGAATTTTATCGACTTAAAAAGAGACATACTCGATATCAAAAAGCCTAAGCCTGACGAGACAGTGGTACCGCGGTTGCAAAGTCCTTTGAACATTCTAGAAAGACGGAAGAGTGTAGCGGATCTCCCGCTGGGCGTTCCGGGCAAGAACAACAAGGTGCTCAGCGATACGATACAGAAGCTCTCGAGCCAAATCAATCAATCGGCAGCGGCGGCGGCCGCGGCAAGCTTACCACTACAAGCTTTCCCCGCAGAGGATAGGAGCGAGTCTAGTGATTCGGATGACTCCGATCGAAG ATTAATAATCGACAAGCTGTCGGTGGACGAATGGGGCTCCGGGGGAAGTTCGGAGGCGGTGCCGGCTGCGGCGGTCGGCGCCAGCGCGGCCACGCGCGCCCTGCACGCGGGCAAGTCGCTGGGCGAGTGGAGCGGCGCCGAGTCGCTGCTCATGCTGGAAGACGCCTGCAAGAACGAAAGGAAACACA GTGCCAGCGTGGTGGTGGCGGGCAGCGGGCGCGTGGCGGCGTGCGAGGAGGACAGCAACATCTCGCTGCTGCTGTGCGAGGAGACCATCCCCGGCTCGCCGGCGCCCGACGCCGagcccgcgccgccgcgccaGCGCCTGCACATGCCCTTCGCCTCGGCGCCGCCGCACCATCACACGCACTCCAAAG ATGAGCGACGCGGTGAAAGCGGATCACGGTCGGGTGCGGGCGCCAGTTCCGGTGCTACTGCGAACgaagcggcggcggcgggcgggcccagcgcggcggcggcgcccgcGCCCCGCGACGGGCGCGACGCGGCGGGCTGGGGCCGCACGCGACCCCTCATTGACAACACGCCGCCCACCACGCCCGACAGCAGTCTCGATATGTCACCGCATAG AGAGCGGCGAATATCAGAACGGGACAGTCCCTCAGAGAGAAAAGAAGATGAGGACGAGGCTCGAGCGAACGATGCTGTCTCCCATGAAGTCGATAAACCACACG GAGGTGGTCGGTCCCGCAAGGCGTCGGAGAGTTCAGGCGCGGGCCGCACTCGGCGCCGGCCGCGCCGCGACACGGACGAGCCTCCTCACCTGCACCATCACCCGCCGCTCAAGTACAATTTCTACGTGGACCTGG AACCCACGTGGGACTGTCAGACGCGCATCAACGTGCTAACGTCTCGGCTAGCGGACCTACGCAAAGCGTACCACTCCGTGAAGGCAGAGCTGGCCGCCATCGATCGACGGCGCAAGAAGCTACGCCGGAAGGAGAGAGAAG CTGTGAAAGCTGCAAAGGCAGCGTGCTCATGA
- the LOC142980860 gene encoding uncharacterized protein LOC142980860 isoform X3 has product MQGDDPPFLPVGTDVSAKYKGAFCEAKIKKVVRNIKCKVTLKAGGGTITVNDDVIKGNLRVGSTVEVKQDPKKDAMEAVITKIQDCSQYTVVFDDGDITTLRRSALCLKSGRHFNESETLDQLPLTHPEHFSTPVIAGRRGRRGRAQSEGSEGSGSGRRVKADVEPHVGRVVLVEAGGGAERRRPHQPAFPALVVAPTAQIKVKEDYLVRSFKDGRYYTVPKKEAREFRKGSAPLEWAGVEAALQYLNNGVLPPHWDRDALFNEPRNTSDDSSDDEPREEKDHFVAQLYKFMDERGTPLNRNPTIANKDIDLYRLFKVVEKLGGYNRVTNQNQWKTIADKMGFHPVTTSITNLCKQAYKKFLHSYEDFYRKLGVTLVAHPRGARTPPAGRSLIRDRDRHPPASSSASASASACSTPTGTPTQQRGKDKDSSDKSETDKSEKSEKEEKPEKVEKPKEKPRVSDGEDSADNQPLVTTVAPKIEKEKEKDKEKEKEKEKEKEKEKDKEKEKEKDKEKEKEDKKEKEKEKEREKSSTSSSTSEEKAVVKPRSQSKGRTVTPVKTEHDKRTPKRRPLSSKTSEGASTSTSRASRRPHASTDSDSSGRASRCGPIKKMQSRRSQSANSASSGNTIASNSSKRPRKRKNTEPSTNESTRSGVSNVKAQVGDKLKVYYGPTQSESKVTYEAKVIEVSSEGMLRVHYTGWNTRYDEWIKPQRIALNVTQHEQRNKKGTSISRRVRSKRTEESSARSDSDSDSESDEDVKRPPKKSEEKSSSKTPSRSKDVKSSDSSNSSKPRKRPVRTISTPTTVSPAKKSRPNVTGRDYDLNEIRSELKGLHSVKQESDEATKTEGPGKEATLPPAQSSNPPPPEPPQPEKQAEDVYEFKEPEPFELELHDEKKKRTHRIFDDISPSKYTSTLSKSLSEEISEDPMRARPSLRSPSLSPFRDFGTSRDVGRQSPEDDSKDELFSLDDDSFPGDGSSGPTFEGFTPAKNQETYSKKSKVSKLRELIADSPDSPADDEQSSDDEPEDITIKEVRQPTPVTQVVEQPKTPEVAVTVEPVEAKPVLPVEEEVVEKKEPPKEKKEKTPEPPKTPPTQKKPDIQLPKTNIITPSITISSTTTTATLTPAVTTATSTTTSPLTISTPARVPTPTPLPNKSPSPTVEIKKKDEIPKIKLLEPPKEEHKKEPKKEEPQKVLSLSVPVLEPKDNPVKNEKKMDPIPILEPVTLKLQPPSSPLIDTEEDKSEPDSPARIDALPEPPPGFLLQSEGPKIAEKLLKAISSAKRLSMSPPPAEDRPVTPKSDTLKLNKPEVKLSPISPEPKPIIKPEPMKPLIKTESVKKPLENTTDSIFGEPPNFIDLKRDILDIKKPKPDETVVPRLQSPLNILERRKSVADLPLGVPGKNNKVLSDTIQKLSSQINQSAAAAAAASLPLQAFPAEDRSESSDSDDSDRRLIIDKLSVDEWGSGGSSEAVPAAAVGASAATRALHAGKSLGEWSGAESLLMLEDACKNERKHSASVVVAGSGRVAACEEDSNISLLLCEETIPGSPAPDAEPAPPRQRLHMPFASAPPHHHTHSKDERRGESGSRSGAGASSGATANEAAAAGGPSAAAAPAPRDGRDAAGWGRTRPLIDNTPPTTPDSSLDMSPHRERRISERDSPSERKEDEDEARANDAVSHEVDKPHGGGRSRKASESSGAGRTRRRPRRDTDEPPHLHHHPPLKYNFYVDLAEPTWDCQTRINVLTSRLADLRKAYHSVKAELAAIDRRRKKLRRKEREAVKAAKAACS; this is encoded by the exons ATG cAAGGAGATGATCCACCCTTCCTGCCAGTTGGTACTGATGTCAGTGCCAAATATAAAGGAGCTTTTTGTGAGGCAAAGATCAAGAAAGTTGTGAGGAACATCAAGTGCAAA GTTACTTTAAAGGCAGGTGGTGGAACAATAACAGTAAATGATGATGTGATCAAAGGCAACCTCAGAGTAGGGAGCACAGTTGAAGTCAAGCAAGACCCTAAGAAGGATGCCATGGAAGCTGTCATCACTAAAATACAAGACTGTAGCCAGTATACTGTTG TATTTGACGATGGCGATATAACGACATTGCGACGTTCAGCATTGTGTCTCAAGAGTGGTCGACACTTCAATGAGAGTGAGACTCTTGATCAGTTGCCGCTCACACATCCAGAACACTTCTCAACACCTGTCATAGCAGGCCGGAGAGGCAGGAGAGGGAGAGCTCA GTCGGAAGGCAGCGAGGGCTCGGGCAGCGGGCGGCGCGTGAAGGCCGACGTGGAGCCGCACGTGGGGCGCGTGGTGCTGGTGGAGGCGGGCGGCGGGGCCGAGCGGCGCCGCCCGCACCAGCCGGCCTTCCCCGCGCTCGTCGTCGCGCCCACCGCGCAGATCAAGGTCAAGGAGGACTACCTCGTCAGGTCCTTCAAGGACGGCAGATA CTACACGGTTCCCAAGAAGGAGGCGCGCGAGTTCCGCAAGGGCAGCGCGCCGCTGGAGTGGGCGGGCGTGGAGGCGGCGCTGCAGTACCTCAACAACGGCGTGCTGCCGCCGCACTGGGACCGCGACGCGCTCTTCAACGAGCCCAGGAACACCTCCGATGAT AGTTCAGACGACGAGCCGCGCGAGGAGAAGGATCATTTCGTGGCGCAGTTGTACAAGTTCATGGACGAGCGAGGCACGCCGCTCAACAGGAACCCCACGATCGCTAACAAGGACATCGATTTATACCGCCTATTTAAA GTGGTAGAAAAGTTGGGTGGCTACAACAGAGTGACAAACCAAAATCAATGGAAAACCATTGCTGACAAAATGGGCTTCCATCCAGTTACCACGAGTATTACCAATCTCTGCAAACAAGCTTACAAAAA GTTCCTGCACAGCTACGAGGACTTCTACCGCAAGCTGGGTGTGACGTTGGTGGCGCACCCGCGCGGGGCGCGCACGCCGCCCGCCGGCCGCTCGCTCATCCGCGACCGCGACCGCCACCCGCCCGCCTCCTCCTCCGCCTCCGCCTCCGCTTCCGCTTGCTCCACGCCCACCGGCACCCCTACGCAG CAACGCGGCAAAGACAAGGACTCCTCTGATAAGAGCGAGACAGACAAAAGCGAAAAGAGCGAGAAAGAAGAGAAACCAGAGAAGGTGGAGAAACCAAAGGAGAAACCTCGCGTCAGTGACGGAGAGGACAGCGCTGACAATCAACCGCTAGTCACTACTGTAGCGCCCAA AATAGAAAAGGAAAAAGAGAAAGACAAAGAAAAAGAGAAGGAAAAGGAGAAGGAGAAAGAAAAAGAGAAAGATAAGGAGAAAGAGAAAGAGAAGGACAAGGAAAAAGAGAAAGAGGATAAGAAGGAGAAGGAAAAAGAGAAGGAGAGGGAGAAGAGCTCTACGTCGAGCAGCACTAGCGAGGAGAAGGCGGTAGTGAAGCCGCGCTCGCAGTCCAAGGGACGCACTGTCACGCCCGTCAAGACCGAACACGACAAGAGAACGCCTAAGAGACGACCATTGTCGTCTAAAA CAAGCGAAGGAGCGAGTACGAGCACGTCGCGGGCATCCCGACGGCCCCACGCATCTACTGACAGCGATAGCTCAGGCAGAGCGTCCAG ATGCGGACCGATAAAGAAGATGCAAAGTCGCCGCAGCCAGAGCGCTAACTCGGCGAGCAGCGGCAACACGATCGCGTCTAACAGCAGCAAACGACCGCGCAAGAGAAAGAACACCGA GCCTTCAACTAATGAATCCACGAGATCCGGAGTATCCAATGTGAAGGCTCAAGTTGGTGACAAATTGAAAGTTTATTATGGACCTACACAATCTGAATCTAAG GTGACTTACGAAGCGAAAGTGATAGAGGTGTCATCGGAGGGCATGTTGCGAGTGCACTACACGGGGTGGAAcacgcgatacgacgagtggaTCAAACCGCAGAGAATAGCGCTCAACGTCACACAACATGAACAACGGAATAAAAAG GGTACGAGTATCAGTAGACGCGTAAGGTCCAAGAGAACTGaag AATCTTCGGCACGATCGGATTCCGACAGTGATTCAGAAAGTGACGAAGATGTCAAGAGACCACCTAAAAAGTCGGAGGAAAAATCAAGTTCAAAAA CTCCCTCACGATCAAAAGATGTGAAGTCTAGTGACAGCAGCAATTCGAGCAAACCTCGAAAGAGGCCAGTAAGAACAATTTCAACCCCCACCACTGTTTCACCGGCCAAAAAATCACGACCTAACGTCACAGGACGAGATTACGATCTAAATGAAATAAGATCAGAGCTGAAAGGATTACACTCTGTGAAACAAGAAAGTGATGAAGCAACCAAAACGGAGGGTCCTGGCAAAGAAGCGACGCTGCCCCCTGCACAATCTTCTAATCCTCCACCGCCTGAACCTCCTCAACCGGAAAAACAAGCAGAAGATGTATACGAGTTCAAGGAACCAGAACCCTTCGAACTGGAACTGCATGACGAAAAGAAAAAACGCACACATCGCATATTCGATGACATCTCACCGAGCAAATATACGTCAACATTATCTAAATCTTTGAGTGAAGAAATATCCGAGGACCCGATGCGAGCACGGCCTTCGTTACGATCACCATCTTTGTCGCCTTTCAGGGATTTCGGTACGTCGCGTGACGTCGGCCGACAAAGCCCCGAAGATGACTCCAAAGATGAACTTTTCTCTCTGGACGATGACTCGTTCCCAGGCGACGGTAGCTCTGGACCTACTTTCGAAGGGTTTACTCCAGCAAAGAACCAAGAAACGTACTCTAAAAAGAGCAAAGTATCAAAATTAAGAGAATTAATAGCAGATTCGCCAGATAGTCCAGCTGATGATGAACAATCTTCAGATGATGAGCCAGAAGATATAACAATCAAAGAAGTGAGGCAGCCGACACCAGTGACGCAAGTTGTCGAACAACCAAAAACACCAGAAGTTGCCGTGACTGTCGAACCCGTGGAAGCCAAACCAGTATTACCAGTTGAAGAAGAAGTGGTGGAAAAAAAAGAGCCGcccaaagaaaaaaaagaaaaaacgcCTGAGCCGCCAAAAACTCCGCCAACGCAAAAGAAACCTGACATTCAACTTCCTAAAACAAATATCATTACTCCAAGTATTACAATTAGTAGTACCACGACGACGGCCACCCTGACGCCGGCTGTTACCACAGCAACGTCTACTACAACTTCACCTCTCACTATTTCTACACCGGCTCGTGTTCCTACTCCGACCCCGCTTCCTAATAAGTCTCCTTCTCCAACAGTAGAAATTAAGAAGAAAGATGAGATTCCtaaaataaagcttttagaACCTCCTAAGGAGGAGCATAAGAAAGAGCCCAAAAAAGAGGAGCCGCAGAAAGTTCTCTCTCTGTCTGTACCTGTACTTGAACCCAAAGATAATCCagttaaaaatgaaaagaaaatggACCCAATACCAATATTAGAGCCAGTTACGTTAAAGTTACAACCTCCTTCGAGTCCACTCATCGATACAGAAGAGGACAAGTCAGAACCGGATAGTCCGGCTAGAATCGACGCTCTGCCTGAACCTCCACCTGGATTCCTCCTACAGTCGGAAGGTCCGAAGATAGCAGAAAAGCTGTTAAAAGCTATCAGCAGTGCGAAAAGATTATCAATGTCTCCTCCACCTGCTGAAGATCGTCCGGTCACGCCTAAATCCGATACACTAAAGTTGAACAAACCTGAAGTTAAATTATCACCGATATCACCGGAACCAAAACCAATCATCAAGCCGGAGCCAATGAAGCCTTTAATCAAGACCGAATCAGTGAAAAAGCCGTTGGAAAATACTACAGACTCGATATTCGGCGAGCCCCCGAATTTTATCGACTTAAAAAGAGACATACTCGATATCAAAAAGCCTAAGCCTGACGAGACAGTGGTACCGCGGTTGCAAAGTCCTTTGAACATTCTAGAAAGACGGAAGAGTGTAGCGGATCTCCCGCTGGGCGTTCCGGGCAAGAACAACAAGGTGCTCAGCGATACGATACAGAAGCTCTCGAGCCAAATCAATCAATCGGCAGCGGCGGCGGCCGCGGCAAGCTTACCACTACAAGCTTTCCCCGCAGAGGATAGGAGCGAGTCTAGTGATTCGGATGACTCCGATCGAAG ATTAATAATCGACAAGCTGTCGGTGGACGAATGGGGCTCCGGGGGAAGTTCGGAGGCGGTGCCGGCTGCGGCGGTCGGCGCCAGCGCGGCCACGCGCGCCCTGCACGCGGGCAAGTCGCTGGGCGAGTGGAGCGGCGCCGAGTCGCTGCTCATGCTGGAAGACGCCTGCAAGAACGAAAGGAAACACA GTGCCAGCGTGGTGGTGGCGGGCAGCGGGCGCGTGGCGGCGTGCGAGGAGGACAGCAACATCTCGCTGCTGCTGTGCGAGGAGACCATCCCCGGCTCGCCGGCGCCCGACGCCGagcccgcgccgccgcgccaGCGCCTGCACATGCCCTTCGCCTCGGCGCCGCCGCACCATCACACGCACTCCAAAG ATGAGCGACGCGGTGAAAGCGGATCACGGTCGGGTGCGGGCGCCAGTTCCGGTGCTACTGCGAACgaagcggcggcggcgggcgggcccagcgcggcggcggcgcccgcGCCCCGCGACGGGCGCGACGCGGCGGGCTGGGGCCGCACGCGACCCCTCATTGACAACACGCCGCCCACCACGCCCGACAGCAGTCTCGATATGTCACCGCATAG AGAGCGGCGAATATCAGAACGGGACAGTCCCTCAGAGAGAAAAGAAGATGAGGACGAGGCTCGAGCGAACGATGCTGTCTCCCATGAAGTCGATAAACCACACG GAGGTGGTCGGTCCCGCAAGGCGTCGGAGAGTTCAGGCGCGGGCCGCACTCGGCGCCGGCCGCGCCGCGACACGGACGAGCCTCCTCACCTGCACCATCACCCGCCGCTCAAGTACAATTTCTACGTGGACCTGG CAGAACCCACGTGGGACTGTCAGACGCGCATCAACGTGCTAACGTCTCGGCTAGCGGACCTACGCAAAGCGTACCACTCCGTGAAGGCAGAGCTGGCCGCCATCGATCGACGGCGCAAGAAGCTACGCCGGAAGGAGAGAGAAG CTGTGAAAGCTGCAAAGGCAGCGTGCTCATGA